The genomic window CGGCCCCGGTCCGCGCGACGGCCTGATGACCGGTCTGGCGAAGGCCACCGGCGGTTCGCTGCGGGTGGTGCGTACCGGTATCGAGGTCACCGTCGTGGTCGTCGGATGGTTCCTCGGTGGTGTCGTCGGGGTCGGCACGGTGCTCTACGCCGTCGCGATCGGTCCTCTCGCGCAGCTCTTCCTGCCGCTCTTCACCGTCGATCTGCGCGTGCCGCGTCCGGATGGCGGACGCACGGAAACATAACTAGACATTATGCGTGCGCATGTGTGAGGTTATGGCTTGGTCATGAGTCCCAGCGCGAAGCCCCGGCTGGCTGGGCGGCAACCCTCCACCCTCGGTGGGGTGCCCCGGGTGAGGACCTGGACGCGTGCCGACCGGCCGCGTCAAGCGCGGGTTCACCAGAGCCCTGGACGAAAGAGTCATGCCATGAGCCAGACGATCGACGACACCACCAGCCCGAACCTCCTGACCACGTCGGTCACGGGCGCCCTCAAGCGCGGCACGGCCACCGAGGTCACCCTCTCGGCGCGTCAGCACACCTTCACCATCGACGAGCCATCCGGTCTCGGTGGCACCGACCTCGGCGCCAACCCGGTCGAGCACCTCCTCGCGGCCCTCGCATCCTGCACCGTGATCAGTTACCAGGTGTGGGCGGAGAAGCTCGGCCTGACGCTCGAGGGAGTGGACGTCACCGTCGACGGCGACGTCGACCTGAACGGTTTCTTCGGCGCGGTCGACGGGGTCCGACCCGGCTTCCAGGGCATCGACCTCGCGGTCACCCTGACCGGCCCGGAGAGCGACGCGAGCTACCGCAAGCTGGAGGAGGCCGTGGCCACCCACTGCCCTGTCGCGGACAACCTCACCAACGGCGTCCCCGTGCGCACGACGCTCGAGCTCGCCGTCTGATCGACCTGGCTCCCGTCCCGGCAGGGGGAGTCAGCCACAGTTCGTATGGCCGGCCGCAGCACGTGCTGCGGCCGGCCCTACGAAGTGCAGCCAGCAGCACTTCGTAGGGTCAGCGCACGACTTCGCGCAGGCTGCCGTCGACCCGTCGGGTCCAGCCGCGGGAGTCGAGGTGCTCCATCAACGGCACTGCCACGCGTCGTGTCGTCCCGAGGGCCTGCCGCGCCCGGCTCAGGGTGAAGGGCTGCTCCAGCCCCGCCAGCACGCGCATCGCCCGCGCCGGAGCGTCGGGCAGCAGGACGACGTCGTCAGGCAGGCGCAGGACCCGACCCACCCGCTCGGCTGCGGCGAGCTGCGTGCTCCCGAGCCGGAGCTGCGACAACTCATCCCGCTCCGGAGCGACGAAGGGGGTCTCCCGCAGCTTCTCCTCGACAGCCCGGACGCCGGCCTCCGCAGCCCCAAGACCTCCGGCAGAGGGGTCGTGGACACGCCCTTGGCTGATGACCAGACCGGGGTCCTCGGCGAGGGCCCGCACGAGCTCCTGGCCGAGGGCGGCCGGTAGGTGGGTGGGTAGACCCAGCGACCGAGCAGCCTCGGTGAGGGGCATGCCGGCACTGAGCGGGTCGGCGGCGTGGAGTGCCCGGACGGCAGCGCTCAGGCGTGTCCCCCACTGCGCCAGGGCGTCGGCGTCGATCCACCACTCGCCCTGTCGCACAGCATCCTCCGGTGCCGGAAGCCCGAGCCGGGCCAGGTCGTCATCGCGGTCGGCCGAGCGCGAGCGCAACCGCACCGCCCCCAGGTCCCCCGTCGCCAGCTCCTCGCTCCGCCGCTGCGCAGCGCCCCGTCGCGTGAGCGGCAGGGGGTCGACGTCGAGCACCCGCACCGACCACAGTCGGCGGCTGCCGGGATCACGCAGGATCGCGCGGTCCCCCACGCGCCAGGGCAGGTCCGCGTCAGTGGTCAGGCGTGCTGCACCTGCGCCGAGCGGACGGACGTGCACGCCCACGTCGGCGGATCCGACGTGCAGCGTCGCCCCCTCGGGCGGGGAGTCCGCATCGCCGGAGGTGCCCCCTTCGTCCCCGGCGATGCGGACCAGGCCGACGTCGACCACACGGGCGAGGACGAAGGCGCCCGGCGTCAGCAGCGCGACCGAGCGGGAGACCCCGTCGGTGCGGCGCAGGTTGACCGCGACGCGGGACACCGGCTCGACCGAGTCGCGTGCGCAGTCCTGGCTGTGCAGGCCCCGGACGGTCACCTCGCGGGTGGTGCCGTGGTCGAGGAGGGTCAGCCGGTCACCGCTGCGCAGGGTGCCCGCGCCGAGGGTGCCGGTGACGACGGTGCCGGCCCCGGAGATCGAGAAGGACCGGTCGCCCCACAACCGCACCGGCGCGTCGGGGGCGGGTGTCGGCATCCGGGCGACGAGCGCGTCCAACTCACGGCGCACCGGGTGCAGGCCGTCACCGGTGACGGCAGAGACCTCGCAGACCGGCACGTCGAGGCCCGCGGCGCGGAGGCGACGAGCCGCCTCCGCTCGCACTGACGCCCGCTGGTCGGCAGCCGCGAGGTCGCACCGCGTGAGGACGAGCAGCCCGTCGGTGATGCCCAGGGCCTGCACTGCGGCGAGGTGCTCGCTGCTCTGCGCCTGCCACCCCTGGTCCGCCGCGACGACGAAGACCACCGTCGGCGCCGGTCCGAGGCCGGAGAGCATCGTCCCGACGAATCGTTGGTGCCCCGGTACGTCGACGAAGGCCACCTCAGCCCCACTCGGCAGCGTCGTCCACGCGTAGCCGAGCTCGATGGTCAGGCCCCGCTCGCGCTCCTGCGCCAGCCGGTCCGGGTCCCGGCCGGTAATTGCCCGCACCAGGGTGGACTTGCCGTGGTCGACGTGCCCGGCCGTGGCCAGTACCCGCCTCATGAAGGACGTCCGGGGAGCTCCGCCCCCCGGATCCCCCCCGAGTCTTCCTGGGCAGGGTGTGGAGCATCGGCGTCCCCGAGGGCGATGCGGACAGCAGTCGCGACGTCGCCGTCGCGGTCGGCCGGGACGCAGCGCAGGTCGATCAGGCCGCGCCCGTCGTCGACCCGGGCGAGGACGACGGGGACGTCGGCCGGCGGTGTGCGCAGGCGCTCGACCACATCGGCGGGGACCTCGACCGCCCAGCCGAGCAGCGGTACCCCGGGCGCGCCACCGCCACCGACCCGGCCGTCGACGCCCACGACCTCGCGGCCGAGGGCGGCAGCCAGCTGCTCGGCCCGGGGGCGGAGCTCGTCGGCGCTCGTGTGCAGCGCAGTGGCCACCGGCGTCGCCGGTGCGCGCACGGTCGCCTCGAGAGCGGCGATGGTCAGCTTGTCGACGCGCAGCGCCCGGGCGAGCGGGTGGCGACGCAGGGCGGTGACGACGTCGGCATCCCCGAGCAGGATGCCCGCCTGCGGCCCGCCGAGGAGCTTGTCGCCACTCGCCGTGACGATCGACGCCCCTTGGCGCAGAGCGGTGCTCGCGTCGGGCTCGTCGGGCAGGAGCGGGTCGGGTGCGAGCAGTCCGGAGCCGATGTCGGCGACGAGGGGGACGGGGGATCCGTCCGGGCGCATCGCCCCGCGCAGCTCCTCGTGCCCCACCGACGTGGTGAAGCCGTCGACCCGGAAGTTGCTCGGGTGTGCCTTGAGGATGCAGCCGGTGTCGGGGCCGATCGCCTCGAGGTAGTCCCGCGGGTGGGTCCGGTTGGTCGTGCCGACCTCGCGCAGGCGAGCGCCGGTCGAGGAAATGAGGTCGGGCAGACGGAAGCCATCGCCGATCTCGATCATCTCCCCGCGCGAGACGATGACCTCCTTGCCGCTGGCCAAGGCGGTGGTCGCCAGGACGAGCGCGGCGGCACCGTTGTTGACGACGAGGGCGTCACCCGCGTCGGGGACGGCCTCGCGCAGCGCCGCCAACGCCCCGGCGCCGCGACGGCTGCGCCCCCCGGTCGCCAGGTCCATCTCGACGTCGACATAACCGGCGGCATCGACGACGGCAGCGACCGCGCTGGGAGAGAGGGGTGCTCGACCGATATTGGTGTGGATGACGACGCCGGTCGCGTTGAGGACGGGCGTGAGCGAGGAGGTCCGTACCGGCAGGGTCGCGGCGGCGGCCTCGATGACCTCGCCCGGGTGGATCTCGCCGCGACGCGCTCGCTCCTGCGCTGCGGTGACGGCGGCGCGGACCGTGGTCCGACCGAGGCGCTTGGTTGCCTCCGTGAACTCGGGTGCGGCCAGGGCGACGTCAGTGCGCGGGATGGCCCGGCGCGGGTCCTCGTTCACCGGCCTGCTCCCTTCGTCCGGGCGAGGGAGCACACGCCCCCTTCGAAGTGGTGGCGGAGGCGGACGGGAATCGAACCCGCCAGACCGAGGTACTCGGCCTCGCCGGTGTTGAAGACCGGGGGGACCACCAGGAACCCAGACGCCTCCATGGATCACTGTAGATGTGCCCGCGGGGGAGTGCTGACGCGGTTCGCCGGGACACCCACCGCGAGTGCGCGATCCCTGGTGCCTCGCACGAGGCACCAGGGATCGCAGGTGGCCATCCAGTCAGCCGAGTGTGCGGCCGGCCGCGGTCACGGGTTGTCCGCCTTGGGGGCCCCGATGCCCGGATCGATCGCGTGCAGACCATTCTTCGACGGGGTGACGTCGAATTCGAACATGGCCGTCGGTAGGTAGACCGTGGCGCACGAGTTGGGGATGTCCACAACCCCGGACAGACGTCCTTCGATTGGCGCCGACCCCAACAGGAGATATGCCTGCTCCGGGCTGTACCCGAACTTTGTCAGGTAGTCGATCGCGTGCAGGCAGGCCCTCTGGTAGGCGAGATCGGAGTCGAGGTACTTCTGCTCGCCGTCGAGGGTGACCGAGGTGCCGCTGAATGCGAGCCACTCGCTGTACTGCGGACCGGAGATCCCGGGTTGGAAGATGGCATTTTCCGATACCCCGTACTTGTCCATGCCGCCCTTGATGAGGTCAACCTTGAGATCAAGGAACCCGCCCATCTCGATGCCGCCACAGAAGGTGATTTCTCCATCGCCCTGGCTGAAGTGCAGGTCGCCGAAGGAGAGGTTCGCCCCCTTGACATACACCGGGTAGAACACCCGGGTGCCCTTGGTGAAGTTCTTGATGTCCTGGTTGCCTCCGTTCTCCCTCGCCGGGGCGGTGCGGGCCCCTTCCTTGCTGACCCGGTCGTAGTCGTCACCCGTGAGGGTTCCCAGGATGGCGTCCTGTGGCTCGGGCGGTAGCGCCAGTGGCGGAACCCGGTCGGGGTCGGTGGCGATGAGCGCAGCCTCGCGTGTGTTCCACGTCGACAACAGGTCCTTCGAGGGGGCGACTCCCATGAGGCCCGGGTGGGTGATCCCTGCATAGCGAACCTCGGGGACGTGCCGCGACGTGGCGTAACCACCTTCGAAGTCCCACACCGCTTTGTACGCGTCCGGGAACTGGTCGACGAGGAAGCTCCCGCCGTTGTTCTTCGCGAAGATCCCGGTGTAGCCCCACCCTTGGCCGGCCAGGGGTCCCTCCTCGCTGGGGATGGGGCCGACGTCGAGGATGTCGACGATGAGCAGATCGCCCGGTTCGGCTCCCTCGATGGCGAAGGGGCCGCTGAGGGCGTGCACGATGCTCATCGGGGCCGAGGCGATGTCCACCGCGGAGTCATCGTTCTTGATGTAGCCATCAAACCACTCTCGACAGTCAGCGCGGAAGACATCACCGGGCTTGACGGTAACGGCGGGCGGGATGTCGCCGTGCCATCGGTTGTGGCCGAGGATGGCCTGCTCGGTGAAGGGTTTGGTGGAGTCCAGGGGGAAGAGATTCTTGGTCACGATATTTCCTCTCGATGCACGTGTGTGAGCCACATCGGCTCGGGGCGGGCGCCCATCACGGTCTGACGGGTGAGCCTCCACAGCAGGGATCGGTTCAGGGGGCCTCCTCGCGTGTCGCAGGTTGGCGGCTCCACAGGATTCCCAGCGCGACGACGAACACCACGGTCAGGGCGACAGCGACCACACGGCCGTCCAGGTCCTGCCACACGCCGGTGAGCAGAAGAAACGCGGGGATGGCCCCGGTGATCCACCCTTCAACCGCGGCGACGCCGCCGGTGAACCAGGTGAGCCTGGTCAACCCCTTGCCCAAGGTGAGGTAGAAGAGGAACCACAGGACGGACCACAGGAGCCAAATCACGAAGAATGCGTAGTCGTCGAACATGAGGAGATTCCCCACCGCATAACCGACCGCCATGATCGCGACGAATAACGAGAAGTAACCTAATCCGGTGGGGTCGTGGCCCCATGTATTTCCCATCGCCACGTACAAGTAGGTGAAGCCAAAAAGGTAGAGGCCACTCGCCAAGAAAATTGCGTCGGCATCTCCGTTGGCCGTGAATATGAGGTACGTCGGAGTCAAGACCTGCAGGAATCCGACAAACCAGTTTATGGGCGTTGCTCCGGTGCCCTTGATGATGCCCATCAAGGCCAGACCATTGAGGTACAGAACCGCACCGACGTAGAGGAGGCCGACGGAGCTCATGCCATCAATCCCTTCGTGCAGCCCCGAGTCGAGCTTCTAGTTGCGCGGCAACCTCTGGGCTCGGGGGTCATAGGTGACCCGTTGAGGTCTGCGGGGTATGGAGGGTGGTGAGCTCACAACCCGTGGGGTGTCAGCGGTGGCGCCGGTCGCGTCCAGGAGCTGACGCGCGCGGGAGTCGCCGAGGTTCAGGCGCGGAGTGCTGAAGACCCTCTTGCTTCTGCCTGAGCACATGGGACACAGCGCGAAGTGGGGAATGTCGCGGATCGACGCATGGATGTCGAAATGCCCATGGTCAGCACACGAAAATTCATACGTGGGAACCGCAAACACCCCCTGAATGATACCGCGCAGTAGCGTCTCTAAAGGGAGACGACCAATTGCTGCGCTAGTGAAGTGTCAATGAGGCTAGCAGTGCAATGTGACGTGGGCAACAGTAGGTTTCAGGGTTTTTGCCTGGGCCCATCGCACGACCGCTGATGGCCCCTTCTGGTGGCACTCTCGCAGGCTGGGCGGCCGTCGTGCACGGAGCGATTACCCTGAATGCATGAGTCCGGTTCGGCTGACCCAGTACGCCCGCGGGGGCGGCTGCGCCTGCAAGATCCCCCCCGGAGAGCTCGAGGAGATCGTCGCCGGCCTCCACGGTGCGAGCCCGCCCGGCGCGGACGTCGTCGTCGGTCTCGATGACGGTGATGACGCGGGCGCCGTGCGCATCCGGGGCGGGCAGGCGGTGCTCTCGACGTCGGACTTCTTCACGCCCGTCGTCGACGACCCCTACGACTGGGGCCGTATCGCCGCGGCCAACGCCGTCTCCGACATCTATGCGATGGGTGGCGAGCCGGTGATGGCGATCAACCTCGTCGCCTGGCCACGCGAGCTGATCTCGACCGACCACCTGCGCGAGGTGCTGCGTGGCGGCCTTGACGTCGCGACCGAGGCCGGGTTCCCCGTGCTGGGCGGCCACAGCATCGACGCCCCCGAGCCCATCTACGGCATGGCGGTCACCGGCACCGCGGACCCCGAGACGATGATGCGCAACGACGCCGCCGAGGCCGGGCTGCCGATCAGCCTGACCAAGCCCCTGGGCGTCGGCGTGCTGAACAACCGGCACAAGGCGACGGGTGAGCGCAGCGAGGAGGCGATTGCCTCGATGGTCGCCCTCAACCGGGACGCCGCCCGCGCAGCGCTCGATGCCGGGGTGCGTGCGGCGACGGACGTCACGGGCTTCGGGCTGCTCGGCCACCTGTACAAGATGTGTCGCGCCTCCGGCGTCGCGGCCCGAGTCGAGGCCTCGGCCGTGCCTTACGTCGACGGCGCCCGCGCAGCGCTGGCTGCCGGTCACGTCCCCGGTGGGTCCCGCCGCAACCTCGACTGGGTGCGTCCGCACCTGTCCGCCGAGGGCATCAGCGAGGACGACCTGATCCTGCTCGCCGACGCCCAGACCTCCGGTGGGCTGCTTGTCCTCGGTGAGGTCCCCGGGGCCCCGGTTGTCGGTGAGACACTCCCCGCCGGTTCGCTGCCAGATGGTGCGCTCGTCCAGGTGACGTGACCCTGGCTAGTTGAGGGGCTGACTAGTCAGGGCTACTATCTAGCCATGGATGAGGAGCGCTGGCCCAGGGAGTGGCTGCGGGGCGTGCTCGGTGTGTGTGTGATGCGCGTACTCCTCGACGGCCCCAACTATGGCTATGCGATCACCCAACGGCTCTCCGGGGTCGGCCTGGGTGCGGTCAAGGGTGGCACGCTCTACCCGCTCCTGGGGCGTCTCGAGGAGGCCGGCTACGTCGAGGTCGAGTGGCGACCGGGCGAGGGCGGCCCCGGCCGCAAGTACTTCGCGCTCACGGCGGCCGGCCGTGAGCACGCCCACGACCAGGCCGCCCGCTGGGCCGCCTTCACGACGACCACCCGGGAGCTCACCGACGGTGCTCTCGTGCCGGTAGCAGGGAGGAACTGACATGAATCGGACTCGGAGTGCCTTCGGTGACCCCGGTCGGATCGCCCCGAGTGTCGAGAAGGAGTGGCGCGACGACTTCATCGTCGAGCTGCGCCTGCTCTCCGCGCCCGGCCACCAGATCGGGGACGAGCTGATGACGGTCGAGACCCACGTCGCGGAGTCGGGTGAGCCCGCCGCACAGGCCTTCGGCGAGGCGAAGCCCTACGCGCGGGAGATCGCCGAGGCCACCGGGGCGACCGGCCGCGGTGGGAGCATCGGTCCGGCGACCATTGCCGGGAACGGACTCGGGCTGCTGGGGATGTTCGCCACGGTGCATGCGGTCACCCACTGGCTGGAGGGTGGCCCGGCCGGCGTCACCACCGGTGAGCTGGTCGGCCTGGGAGTGATCCTGCTGCTGGTGAGCACGCTGCTGTTCACCCGCACGCTGCGGGTCATCGTCGAGCACCCCCGGCTCGCCCTGCTGCTCCCCGCGCTCTTCATCGGCGTCTTCGTCGGTATCTTCGCCCTGCTCTCCGACCCGCTCTTCACCGTGCCCACCGTGCCGCTGGGTGTCGCCGGTGCCCTCCTGCTCCTGGCCGGCATCGCCGTGAACTGGCTCGACCTCCGGGTCGACGCGAGCGAGATCATCGCACCGGGCGAGGTGCCGAGTGGTCAGCGGCGCGGCCGACTGCTGGCCGCCCTGGCGATGCCGCTGATGACTGTGCTCCTACTCACCCAGGTCTGGGTGATGCACGCGCTCACGTCGTGATCGGTACGGCTGAGGCAGCCCCTGGCGTTGGCGGACGCGACCTCACCGTGACGATGCTGTCGACGAGGTGACGTGAGCCGTCACGGGTCGTGGATGACCGAGCCGTCCTTGGCGTCGATCTGTACCTCGACGTCGTCAGACGCGTCGTCGGGCAGGATATCGAACTCGTACTGCACGCTGCCGTCGTCCTTGCCCTCGATCTTCCACGACGTGACCGCGCCGTCCTGCTCATCACGGGCGGTGCCCACCGCTTCATCGAGGTCGATGAGGTCGTTGATGTCGAAGGTCTGCTTCTGTGCCTCCGCCGCGTCGTCGGGGTCCAACTCATCCCGGTCCTCGCCCAGCTGGTCCAGCGTGTCGGCGTCGAACTGCGCCGAGTACTCCATGTCTTCGGAGACGAGCTCGATCTTGTACGCGAGTCCACCGGTCTCGGCCGACTCGAGCTCGATCTTCGACACGGCCCCGGGCAGGCTGTCGCGGGTCGCGTCGAGAGCGGCGTGCATGTCCTCCGTGGGTGGGCTGTCGACCACATCACGCGTGTCGGAAGGTGACTGCGACTCGTCGGTCTCCCCGGTGGTGCGGCTCGATCCCGCGCTCGTGGTGGTCTCGGCGGAGGAGCCATCGGATGAGGCGTCGTCGGACCCGGAGCACGCTGTGAGACCGAGGGCCGCCGTCGCGACGAGGGCGGGGATCGTTGTGCGGCGCATGAGTGGTCCTTTCGTCGAACTGTCGCGCCGACGCTGCGGCGCAAGACGTCCATTCGACGTTACTCCTACGTTCTGTAGCAGTGCCAACCGCGCAAAGTGACGGTGCGGATGGGCCGACTCCGGGTCCATTCGGTCTCGCAGTCGCGTCAACGACCCAACCGGAGTGTCACCAATCTGTCGGCCGAGTACACCTACTGCACAGTGACGATGCTGTCGTCGACGACGCCGTTGCTGCGCCGTGCCTCCAACCGGTCCTTCTGTACCCGGACCGTGTACTTGGGGTCCTCTGCCGACTCGATACCCGCCTCGACGATTCCGGCACGCGTCAGGGCGGAAGCGGTGGCCAGCGCGGCGCCCGAGGTGAGAGCCGCCAGCCGGTTGCGGCCGGACAGCAGTGTCCCCACGCCGCCGGCGATGGCGAGCACCTTGGCCAGTCGCAGCTTGCCGGCGCCCTTCCCCGAGACGATCGGCTCATCGATGCGCAGTTGCGCGAGATGCTCCTCGAGCTGGTGCATCGCGACCAGCTCGGTGGCGACCCCGAGCAACGCGAGTCGGCGGGCCGGGCCAGCGTGGGCAAGCGGGGTGAGCAGCATCTGCATGCCGCCGGAGGCGAGGGCGGCGGAGCCGACGAAGACGAACGGCAGTTGCTTCCGGCTCTCGTGCCACACGGGGTGGGCGGTGTCGGCGAGCAGCACGGCGGTGTAGGCCGCCAGCGGCGCGCCCATCAGGGCCTGGCCGATCGTGGCCGGCGCTGTCACCGGCGCCAGTGCCCGGGAGAGAGGGCGAAGGGGGCCGCGCGCCGGCAGCATGCCGAGCACCTCGCTCGCCGTGGTCACCCCGGCGAAGGCGGAGTAGCCCGACAGGATCCACGTGCCGACCGACATCGGGGAGGTCAGCTTGACCGTGCGCATCATGTTCAAGAAGCGCTCGGGCCGACCGAGGTCAGCGACGAGTGCCGCGCCACTGAGACCGACGGTGACCATCGAGGTCAGCCGTGAGTTGCGCCGCAGCACCTCGTTGCCGGTGGCCGCCGCGCCCGCAGCGATGATCCCGGAGGTGCCGGCGATGCCGCCGACGAAGAGGTATGCCGAGATCCGGTGGTCCCACGGCACCGGCTTGACGACGGGTTGCCCGTAGTAGCTGGAGAACTCGGCATCCGGGACGGCCGGCGCCTCGCGCTGGCCCCCGCCCTCGCGATTCATCCAGCCGCGGCGCGCCCCCTTCGCCACGTCCTTGGCCGCACCGCTGACGGCACCGCGCACACCCGAGGCGCGGCGACGTCGTCGCCCGGACTCCGGGGGGCGGAAACTGTCGAAGGGAGAGGTGGTCACGACTTGCTCCCGAGGAAGGCCAGCGCCGCGGCACCGAGCAGGCCGAGGCCGGCGGCCCCCGCTGCGCGGAACATCTCGGGCAGCCTCGCGGTGGGGACGATCGGGTCCGGCGGGAGGCCGTAGACCTCCGGCTCGTCGAGGAGGAGGAAGACCGACCCGGTGCCGCCGACGCCGTCGTCCTCGTTGGCGCCGTACAGCCGGGCCTCGGTGAACCCCTGGTCGTGCAGGGCGACGACCCGCTCCTTGGCGGAAGCGACCATGTCGTCGTGCGTCCCGAACTTGATCGACGTGGTCGGACAGGCCTGGGCGCACGCCGGCGTCTGGTCGTGGTTGAGGCGGTCATGGCAGTGCGTGCACTTCTGGGCGACCCCGATGTTGGGCACGTGGTCGTCCGCGGTGACGCTGACGCTGTCATCCGTGCGCCGCTCGATCACACCGAAGGGGCAGGCGCCGACGCAGTAGCCGCAGCCGTTGCAGATCTCGTCCTGGACGACCACGGTGCCGTGCTCGGAGCGGAAGAGCGAGCCGGTGGGACAGACATCGAGGCAGCCTGCGTGGGTGCAGTGCTTGCACACGTCCGAGGACATCAGCCACCGGAACTCCGGCACTGGACCGACGATCGGCACTCCCTGGGCGGTGAGTCCGTAGTCGCCCGTGCCGCCGGCCTCGACGGAGGCCTTCTCGTTGAGCATGTCCGACAGCGCGGGGCCGTGTCCTTCGATCGGTGCCGGCAGGGTGCCGTACCCGGCCGGCTGCGCGCTCGTCGGCTCCGGTGCAGGTGCAGGAGCCCCGACGCTCGGCATCCCGAGGTCGACGAGACGTTTGCCGGACTCGCGAGCCGCCTCGATCCGGTCCTGGCTCTGCTCGACGAAGGCGACGTGACGCCACGTGCTCGCGCCGAGGTCGCCGGTGTTGTCGTAGGAGTTGCCGCTGATGGTCAGCCCGTCGAGGGGGATGCCGTTCCACTCCTTGCACGCCACCTCGCAGGCCTTGCAGCCGATGCATATCGAGGTGTCGGTGAAGAAGCCCTTGCGGCTGGGCGGGTCCTGCCACCCGGCGTCCTGCGCCGGGTTGGTCCGCCCGGCGAGCTGGCGGCTCAGGTAACCCATCAGCCCTCTCCTTCGCTCGTGGTCGTCTGTCGGGTCGCAGCGCGCTTCTCGCGCATCTGCGGGTCGACCTCGGTGACGTGCTCGTTGCCGGTCTGCGCAATGGTGCCCGCCCGTGACTGGTACTCGGCGACGAGCTGCAGCAACTTCTCGCCGCGCGGGCGCCGACCCGGTCGGATGTCGCACGAGCCGACCTTCGACTCCTGGATCTGCACGTTGGGGTCGAGCACGACCCCGAGCAGGTCGTTGGCGCCGTCACCCTCGACGACGGCGTCACGGCCGACGCCCCAGTGGTACGGCAGCCCGATCTGGTGGATCGTGCGGCCCTTGATCGTCAGCGGCGTCATCCGCTGCGTCACGAGCACCCGGGCCTCGATCGCGCTGCGGGCGGAGACGATCGTCGCCCACTCGCCGTTGACCAGGCCCTGCTGCTGCGCCAGCTCCGGCGAGACCTCGCAGAACATCTCCGGCTGCAGCTCGGAGAGGTACGGCAGCCAGCGGCTCATCCCGCCCGCGGTGTGGTGCTCGGTCAGCCGGTAGGTGGTGAAGACGAAGGGGTAGACGTCCGCGCCGGGCTCCTCGCCGGAGGGGCTCCACAGGTTGTCCTTGCGCGGGTAGACCATGCGACTGGGATTGGCCTGCTGCGTGTACAGCGGGTTCGCGACGGGAGACTCCTGCGCCTCGTAGTGCGTGGGCAGGGGGCCATCGACCATGCCCTTGGGGGCGTAGAGCCATCCCTTGCCATCGGCCTGCATGACGAAGGGGTCGTCGCCGGCCAGGGCGGCCGGTCCACTCTGGTCGGGGCCGGGTCGGAACGAGGGGGCCCGGTCGACCGGGAAGTCGGGGACGTCCTTGCCGACCCATTTCTGCTCGCCCTCGTCCCACCAGATGTACTTCTTCCGCTCGCTCCACGGGCGGCCCTGCGGATCGGCCGAGGCACGGTTGTAGAGGATGCGGCGGTTCATCGGCCACGCCCAGCCCCAGTCGAGAGCGACCTCGTCCTGCTCGGAGCCCGGGACGCGGTTGGCCGATTTGTTGACCCCGCCGGCGAAGACGCCCGTGTAGATCCAGCAGCCACCGGCGGTGGACCCGTCAGGCCTCATGTCGGCGAACTTGTCGAGCAGCTGCCCGGCCTTCTCCCCGGTGAGGTGGTAGCCGTTGA from Janibacter cremeus includes these protein-coding regions:
- a CDS encoding OsmC family protein, with translation MSQTIDDTTSPNLLTTSVTGALKRGTATEVTLSARQHTFTIDEPSGLGGTDLGANPVEHLLAALASCTVISYQVWAEKLGLTLEGVDVTVDGDVDLNGFFGAVDGVRPGFQGIDLAVTLTGPESDASYRKLEEAVATHCPVADNLTNGVPVRTTLELAV
- a CDS encoding selenocysteine-specific translation elongation factor, with the protein product MRRVLATAGHVDHGKSTLVRAITGRDPDRLAQERERGLTIELGYAWTTLPSGAEVAFVDVPGHQRFVGTMLSGLGPAPTVVFVVAADQGWQAQSSEHLAAVQALGITDGLLVLTRCDLAAADQRASVRAEAARRLRAAGLDVPVCEVSAVTGDGLHPVRRELDALVARMPTPAPDAPVRLWGDRSFSISGAGTVVTGTLGAGTLRSGDRLTLLDHGTTREVTVRGLHSQDCARDSVEPVSRVAVNLRRTDGVSRSVALLTPGAFVLARVVDVGLVRIAGDEGGTSGDADSPPEGATLHVGSADVGVHVRPLGAGAARLTTDADLPWRVGDRAILRDPGSRRLWSVRVLDVDPLPLTRRGAAQRRSEELATGDLGAVRLRSRSADRDDDLARLGLPAPEDAVRQGEWWIDADALAQWGTRLSAAVRALHAADPLSAGMPLTEAARSLGLPTHLPAALGQELVRALAEDPGLVISQGRVHDPSAGGLGAAEAGVRAVEEKLRETPFVAPERDELSQLRLGSTQLAAAERVGRVLRLPDDVVLLPDAPARAMRVLAGLEQPFTLSRARQALGTTRRVAVPLMEHLDSRGWTRRVDGSLREVVR
- the selA gene encoding L-seryl-tRNA(Sec) selenium transferase produces the protein MNEDPRRAIPRTDVALAAPEFTEATKRLGRTTVRAAVTAAQERARRGEIHPGEVIEAAAATLPVRTSSLTPVLNATGVVIHTNIGRAPLSPSAVAAVVDAAGYVDVEMDLATGGRSRRGAGALAALREAVPDAGDALVVNNGAAALVLATTALASGKEVIVSRGEMIEIGDGFRLPDLISSTGARLREVGTTNRTHPRDYLEAIGPDTGCILKAHPSNFRVDGFTTSVGHEELRGAMRPDGSPVPLVADIGSGLLAPDPLLPDEPDASTALRQGASIVTASGDKLLGGPQAGILLGDADVVTALRRHPLARALRVDKLTIAALEATVRAPATPVATALHTSADELRPRAEQLAAALGREVVGVDGRVGGGGAPGVPLLGWAVEVPADVVERLRTPPADVPVVLARVDDGRGLIDLRCVPADRDGDVATAVRIALGDADAPHPAQEDSGGIRGAELPGRPS
- the fmdA gene encoding formamidase, with protein sequence MTKNLFPLDSTKPFTEQAILGHNRWHGDIPPAVTVKPGDVFRADCREWFDGYIKNDDSAVDIASAPMSIVHALSGPFAIEGAEPGDLLIVDILDVGPIPSEEGPLAGQGWGYTGIFAKNNGGSFLVDQFPDAYKAVWDFEGGYATSRHVPEVRYAGITHPGLMGVAPSKDLLSTWNTREAALIATDPDRVPPLALPPEPQDAILGTLTGDDYDRVSKEGARTAPARENGGNQDIKNFTKGTRVFYPVYVKGANLSFGDLHFSQGDGEITFCGGIEMGGFLDLKVDLIKGGMDKYGVSENAIFQPGISGPQYSEWLAFSGTSVTLDGEQKYLDSDLAYQRACLHAIDYLTKFGYSPEQAYLLLGSAPIEGRLSGVVDIPNSCATVYLPTAMFEFDVTPSKNGLHAIDPGIGAPKADNP
- a CDS encoding AmiS/UreI family transporter; translated protein: MSSVGLLYVGAVLYLNGLALMGIIKGTGATPINWFVGFLQVLTPTYLIFTANGDADAIFLASGLYLFGFTYLYVAMGNTWGHDPTGLGYFSLFVAIMAVGYAVGNLLMFDDYAFFVIWLLWSVLWFLFYLTLGKGLTRLTWFTGGVAAVEGWITGAIPAFLLLTGVWQDLDGRVVAVALTVVFVVALGILWSRQPATREEAP
- the selD gene encoding selenide, water dikinase SelD, coding for MSPVRLTQYARGGGCACKIPPGELEEIVAGLHGASPPGADVVVGLDDGDDAGAVRIRGGQAVLSTSDFFTPVVDDPYDWGRIAAANAVSDIYAMGGEPVMAINLVAWPRELISTDHLREVLRGGLDVATEAGFPVLGGHSIDAPEPIYGMAVTGTADPETMMRNDAAEAGLPISLTKPLGVGVLNNRHKATGERSEEAIASMVALNRDAARAALDAGVRAATDVTGFGLLGHLYKMCRASGVAARVEASAVPYVDGARAALAAGHVPGGSRRNLDWVRPHLSAEGISEDDLILLADAQTSGGLLVLGEVPGAPVVGETLPAGSLPDGALVQVT
- a CDS encoding zinc ribbon domain-containing protein; protein product: MFAVPTYEFSCADHGHFDIHASIRDIPHFALCPMCSGRSKRVFSTPRLNLGDSRARQLLDATGATADTPRVVSSPPSIPRRPQRVTYDPRAQRLPRN